ATTATATCAAAAAGTAAGTTTAAGACTACATTAAATAACGTATTACAAACAAAAACCTCATTTTAATCATGATTTTATGCATTTAAACTGATTATTTGATATTTTTTTAATATATTTAGATACCCCAAAATCTATACTGAACATGAAGATTGTCAAAATTAAGAAGCATTACATATGTTTACTATGTATAAGTTTGCTTTATTCTGTTGTATATACTCAACAATATGAAGAAATGTCTTTCTCGGAATTAGAAAATGCAATTATCCATACCGAAGACCATTTAAATTCAACAATAAGAAGAGCCAATGGTATAATGATTATTGAAACAATAATTGATATTTCCGAAAAATTTAATCCTAAACAAGAATATTATTTAAAAGGATACTCCTACAATTTGCTTGGAAAAATTCACTTTTCGACTAAAGATTATAAAGAAGCTCTTAGAAATTATAAAATTGCAGAATTATTTATAAAAGAACTTGAAGGTTTTCCGGAGCTAGCAATAGATATAAATAACAACATTGCCCTAGTATACATAAATGGATTTAACAAGCCCAAAAAGGCTCTTAAGAGGATAAAACATATCTATGAGAAATCTGATGATTTAAATGAAAATTCGCAACATATTTTAGCGTTAAACCTGGCGAATATTTATATAAAAACAAAGAATTACAATAAAGCATATCATCTATTAGAAAAATGTAAAAAATACTTTATCAATCAGCAACAACAGCCTTCAAAATTAGCCACTACTTATACTAGCTATGGCGAATATTATTATCGTAAGAAAAAATATAGTACTGCTATAAGATATTATGAGTTAGCTGCTACCATTGCAGAAAAAAATCAATTGTTTAGACAGGCAATGACTATTTATAAAAAATATGAAGATTTATTGGTTAAAATTGGAAAAGAGGATAAGGCATATTTAATTCTAAAAAAATATACGAAACATCATCAAACTGCACTCGAAATAGAAAAATTAGAGGCCGAACAATATAAAAAACAATTAATTGTAAGTGAAGAAAAAAACACTATAGAAACTCAAAAAGCACAACAATCAAAGACCATATCTATTTTTACGGTTTCTTTACTTCTATTATGTTTAATACTCTTTTGCTTCTTTATTTATAATCATAGAAAAACAAAAATCCTAGGAAAATCCCTTGCTTTACGAAATAAACAACTTAAAATTTCTAAAGAAAAATCTGACCATCTAGCAGCTGTAAAAACAAAATTTATATCCACTGTTAGTCATGAACTCAGAACTCCATTATATGGAGTGGTAGGATTATCATCAATCTTAATGGAACGAATTAAAGATGAAGAAAATCATAAGTTTATAAAATTAATGAAGTTTTCTGCAGATCATTTATTAAACCTTATTAATGATGTACTTCAGGTTTCTAAAATGGAATCTTATGAAATACGTCTTGACAAATCTACCTATGATATTAAAAATCTAGCAGATGATATTAAAAACTCATTCGAATATCAAGCAGATAAAAACGGAAATACTTTACATCTTAATTTCGACCCCAATATCCCCAATTTGCTTATTGGAGATTCTGTAAGGTTATCTCAGGTTTTTATTAACCTTATCAGTAATGCTAATAAATTTACTAAAAAAGGAAACATTTGGTTAAATTTTATAAACCCAATTATTACCGATAATATGGTTGAAATAACTTTTGAAATAAAAGATGACGGAAGAGGAATTCCCTTAGATAAACAAGAAATAATCTTTGATAAATTTTCTCAAGCTAATTCTAAAGATCATACTACGGGTACCGGTCTCGGATTACATATAGTTAAGAACTTAGTTGATCTGCATGGAGGAGACATCAAAATAAAAAGTACTCCAGGGCAAGGTTCTACATTTTATTTTACTATCTCTTTCGAAATTGATACCGTGAGTGAAGTAAACAATACAACAAATAACACCAAAAATTGTATTTCATTACTAAACACTAAAGATTATAATATTCTAATTGTTGAGGATAATAAAATAAATCAAATAGTCACCCAAAACATTCTTAAAACAAAGGGGTACTATTCTGAAATTGCTGATGATGGACTGATAGCGATCGAAATGATAAAAGAAAAAAAGTATGATCTTATATTAATGGATTTGAACATGCCAAATATGGGTGGGATGGAATCTACCAAAATAATTAGGGAATTTAATTCTGATGTTCCCATTATAGCGCTAACCGCCTCTGATACCCAGGATACTATAAAAGCAATACTTAATTCAGATTCTGGTTTCAGTGATTTTATGAGAAAGCCATACAAAAGTGAAGAGTTTTTTAGAAAAATTGAATTGAATATTACCAGTAAAATTTCAAAGGCTTCGTAAATGATATTGAAGTATGCTAAATTACCTTTTAAACATAAAAAAAAACCCTTCATTATATAATGAAGGGTTTTCAAGGAAGGCGGTGACCTACTCTCCCACGATTGTAGTACCATTGGCGCTAACGGGCTTAACTTCTCTGTTCGGAATGGTAAGAGGTGAGCCCCGATGCTATAACCACCTTAAGCTGTTAATCCTGAAGTTATTTCAGGATCTGCTGAGTCATTAATACTTGCTTGTTAATATTTAAGCAACTATAAAGAATCAACTAATAAGTTAACATATTGATTTAATATACGATAAAAGAACACTAAAATTAGCTTGCAAAGCAATTCTCCACTCCGATAGTTGCCTATCGGAGTGTGCGCATAAGCCTATGGGTTATTAGTACTACTCGGCTATGACATTACTGCCTTTACACCTATAGCCTATCAACGTGGTAGTCTCCCACGACCCTTTAAAGAAATCTCATCTTGTGGTGGGTTTCGCGCTTATATGCTTTCAGCGCTTATCCCTTCCGAACGTAGCTACTCTGCAATGCTCCTGGCGGAACAACAGATACACCAGCGGTTCGTCCAACTCGGTCCTCTCGTACTAAAGTCAGATCCACTCAAATTTCTAACGCCCACTGTAGATAGAGACCGAACTGTCTCACGACGTTCTGAACCCAGCTCGCGTGCCACTTTAATGGGCGAACAGCCCAACCCTTGGGACCTTCTCCAGCCCCAGGATGTGACGAGCCGACATCGAGGTGCCAAACCCCCCCGTCGATGTGAGCTCTTGGGGGAGATCAGCCTGTTATCCCCGGAGTACCTTTTATCCTTTGAGCGATGGCCCTTCCATACGGAACCACCGGATCACTATGCTCTACTTTCGTACCTGATCGAGCTGTATCTCTCTCAGTCAAGCTTGCTTATGCCATTGCACTCTACGCACGATTACCAACCGTACTGAGCAAACCTTTAGAAGCCTCCGTTACTCTTTTGGAGGCGACCACCCCAGTCAAACTACCCACCAAGCACTGTCCATCTCACGATGTTAGGCTTCGAATAAGCAAAGGGTGGTATTTCAACAATGACTCACACACGCCTGGCGACGCATGATCAAAGTCTCCCACCTATCCTACACATTACTTATCCAAAGTCAATACTAAGCTATAGTAAAGGTTCACGGGGTCTTTTCGTCCCACAGCGGGTAACCGGCATCTTCACCGATACTACAATTTCACCGAGCTCATGGCTGAGACAGTGTCCAGATCGTTGCACCATTCGTGCAGGTCGGAACTTACCCGACAAGGAATTTCGCTACCTTAGGACCGTTATAGTTACGGCCGCCGTTTACCGGGGCTTCAATTCAATGCTTCTCCGAAGATAACATCTCCTCTTAACCTTCCGGCACCGGGCAGGTGTCAGGCCATATACATCATATTTCTATTTAGCATAGCCCTGTGTTTTTGATAAACAGTCGCCTGGACCTTTTAACTGCGGCCTCGCCGAAGCGAGGCGACCCTTCTCCCGAAGTTACGGGTCGATTTTGCCTAGTTCCTTAGCCATGAATCTCTCGAGCACCTTAGAATTCTCATCCCAACTACCTGTGTCGGTTTACGGTACGGGCTGCTTCACTTGGTTTTCTTGGAAGTCGATCCGCTAGATTATCACCTCGACCGTAGTCTTAGTGTACTATCGCCGTGTTACCACTGGCTTCAACGCACATTTCCGTCAGTGCGCACTAACTTCTCGCCTCCGTCACTTTTAATGTGAGCAGGTACAGGAATATTAACCTGTTGTCCATCCACTACCCCTTTCGGGTTCGCGTTAGGGCCCGACTAACCCTCAGCTGATTAGCATAGCTGAGGAAACCTTAGTCTTTCGGTGTGCGGGTTTCTCGCCCGCATTATCGTTACTTATGCCTACATTTTCTTTTGTAGATACTCCAGCATACCTCACAGTACACCTTCAACGTCACTACAATGCTCCCCTACCCCTCCAAACTAGTTGGAGGCCATAGCTTCGGTAATATGCTTATGCCCGATTATTATCCATGCCGAACCGCTCGACTAGTGAGCTGTTACGCACTCTTTAAATGAATGGCTGCTTCCAAGCCAACATCCTAGCTGTCTAAGCAGTTCAACCGCGTTTTTTCAACTTAGCATATATTTTGGGACCTTAGCTGATGGTCTGGGTTCTTTCCCTCTCGGACATGGACCTTAGCACCCATGCCCTCACTGCTGGTAAACATTTTATAGCATTCGGAGTTTGTCAGGAATTGGTAGGCGGTGAAGCCCCCGCATCCAATCAGTAGCTCTACCTCTATAAAACTATACCAACGCTGCACCTAAATGCATTTCGGGGAGTACGAGCTATTTCCGAGTTTGATTGGCCTTTCACCCCTACCCTCAGGTCATCCCAAGACTTTTCAACGTCAACGGGTTCGGTCCTCCACTTTGGATTAACAAAGCTTCAACCTGCCCAAGGGTAGATCACACGGTTTCGCGTCTACTACTACTAACTTAATCGCCCTATTCAGACTCGCTTTCGCTACGGATCCGATGCTGAACATCTTAACCTTGCTAGTAAAAGTAACTCGTAGGCTCATTATGCAAAAGGCACGCCGTCACACATAAATGCGCTCCGACCGCTTGTAAGCGTATGGTTTCAGGATCTTTTTCACTCCCTTATTCAGGGTTCTTTTCACCTTTCCCTCACGGTACTGGTTCACTATCGGTCTCTCAGGAGTATTTAGCCTTAACGGATGGTCCCGCCAGATTCATACAGGATTACACGTGTCCCGCACTACTCAGGATACTACTAAATCAATGTGCTTTACTTATACCAGGCTATCACTGTCTATGGCTCCTCTTTCCAAAGGATTCTAATTCATTACATATCTTATATTGTAGTCCTACAACCCCTGCATTGCCGTAACAATACAGGTTTGGGCTAATCCGCGTTCGCTCGCCACTACTAACGGAATCACTTTTGTTTTCTTCTCCTCCGGGTACTTAGATGTTTCAGTTCTCCGGGTTCGCCTCCTCGAAAGGATACTATATCTTCAATATAGTGGGTTGCCCCATTCGGATATCTACGGATCAATCAGTATGTGCCTGTCCCCGTAGCTTTTCGCAGCTTATCACGTCCTTCTTCGCCTCTGAGAGCCTAGGCATTCCCCATACGCCCTTAATTAGCTTATGCGTCTTGCTTTAACTTGCTCTTTTAGTTTTTGCCGATACTAATAAAGTAACTAAATTAGTATCAACCTCTTTTATGTTCATTAATTGTAAACAATTAATGCTCGTATTTTTAAATCAATATGTCAATGAACGTTTTTCTTAATAACAATATAAAATCAATGAATATAAAGACTATTTCATTTCATGAATCCTGTGCTTTATAATCTATCAATACTTATACCTAAAGAATCGTGGAGAATATCGGAGTCGAACCGATGACCTCCTGCGTGCAAGGCAGGCGCTCTAGCCAGCTGAGCTAATCCCCCGTATTAGTTGTTAGTTATCAGTTAATAGTTGTTAGAACTTTAACATAACTCCTACTTTCTTAACGTGAACGCTAACTCCTAGAATTTCCTTTCAATATAATATGAACTTAGTTTTTAATCCGTAATTCTAAATCATGAATCACTAATTAAAATCGTAGTCTCAGCCAGACTCCCTTCGATAAACTCAGGATAAACTTCTTGTCTGTCTTTCGACTTGTAGTCTCAGGCAGACTCGAACTGCCGACCTCTACATTATCAGTGTAGCGCTCTAACCAGCTGAGCTATGAGACTTCTTCATAGTTGTGTGTTGGTGGTTAATTGTTGATCGTTGAAACAATCAACTAACAACCAAAAACTAACAACTAAATAATTAATTAACAGCATAAAGACTAAAAACAACTAAGATACATTCCATCGTATCATTTCTTGGTTTCCTTATAAAAGGAAATCTCTAGAAAGGAGGTGTTCCAGCCGCACCTTCCGGTACGGCTACCTTGTTACGACTTAGCCCCAGTTACCAGTTTTACCCTAGGCCGCTCCTAAACGGTGACGGACTTCAGGTACTCCCAGCTTCCATGGCTTGACGGGCGGTGTGTACAAGGCCCGGGAACGTATTCACCGGATCATGGCTGATATCCGATTACTAGCGATTCCAGCTTCACGGAGTCGAGTTGCAGACTCCGATCCGAACTGTGACCGGCTTTATAGATTCGCTCCTATTCACATAGTGGCTGCTCTCTGTACCGGCCATTGTAGCACGTGTGTGGCCCAGGACGTAAGGGCCGTGATGATTTGACGTCATCCCCACCTTCCTCGCGGTTTGCACCGGCAGTCTTGCTAGAGTTCCCGACATGACTCGCTGGCAACTAACAACAGGGGTTGCGCTCGTTATAGGACTTAACCTGACACCTCACGGCACGAGCTGACGACAACCATGCAGCACCTTGTAAATTGTCCGAAGAAAAGTCTATCTCTAAACCTGTCAATCTACATTTAAGCCCTGGTAAGGTTCCTCGCGTATCATCGAATTAAACCACATGCTCCACCGCTTGTGCGGGCCCCCGTCAATTCCTTTGAGTTTCATTCTTGCGAACGTACTCCCCAGGTGGGTTACTTATCACTTTCGCTTAGCCACTCAGACCGAAGTCCGAACAGCTAGTAACCATCGTTTACGGCGTGGACTACCAGGGTATCTAATCCTGTTCGCTACCCACGCTTTCGTCCCTTAGCGTCAATTAATTGTTAGTGATCTGCCTTCGCAATCGGTATTCTGTGTAATATCTATGCATTTCACCGCTACACTACACATTCTAACCACTTCACAATAATTCAAGTCTTGCAGTATCAATGGCAATTTTCCGGTTGAGCCGAAAACTTTCACCACTGACTTACTAAACCGCCTACGGACCCTTTAAACCCAATGATTCCGGATAACGCTTGGATCCTCCGTATTACCGCGGCTGCTGGCACGGAGTTAGCCGATCCTTATTCGTAGAGTACCGTCAGCATTCCACACGTGGAATGGTTTCTTCCTCTATAAAAGTAGTTTACAACCCATAGGGCAGTCTTCCTACACGCGGCATGGCTGGATCAGAGTTGCCTCCATTGTCCAATATTCCTCACTGCTGCCTCCCGTAGGAGTCTGGTCCGTGTCTCAGTACCAGTGTGGGGGATCTCCCTCTCAGGACCCCTATCTATCGTAGCCTTGGTATGCCGTTACCATACCAACTAGCTAATAGAACGCATAGCCATCTTATAGCGATAAATCTTTAATCCTTAGTGAAGGCTCACTTAAGATACTATAAGGTATTAATCCAAATTTCTCTGGGCTATCCCTTACTATAAGGTAGGTACTATACGCGTTACGCACCCGTGCGCCGGTCGTCAGCGAGTGCAAGCACTCCTGTTACCCCTCGACTTGCATGTGTTAAGCCTGCCGCTAGCGTTCATCCTGAGCCAGGATCAAACTCTTCATCGTTTGTCTTTAAATATTATTCAAAACAATACAACGGAATTATAATCGTATCTCAATATGTCTCTAGTCTTTATTCTCTGTATAAACTATCTCTAGCTTTATACGCGCTGTCAATCAATATGTCTATGAACTTCGTTTAATCAATAAAGCAATCTTCATCGCTATTAATTATAGATCGTAAATAAGGAATCGAACCCCATAAATGTTAACTAAAACACCCTAAACCATTACTACTGTTTTTTATGAACTTGTGCTGTTTCTCTAAGCGGGTGCAAATATATAACCCCTTTTATTATTAGCAAAACTTTTTGTGAATTATTTTTAAAAAAAATCAACCCTACTTAATCCTCTAATCCAATCTCAATGAACATACAAAACAATATCCCGTTTTGCGGGCGCAAACATACAACCCTTTTTTATTCTGACAAGATTTTTTTAATAAAGTTTTTAAAACTTTTTCTTAACTATAAAACCAAAAATAAACCTCTCAATGAACTCACAAAACATTATCCCGTTTTGCGGGTGCAAACATATAACCATTTATTAAAACAACAACACCTTTTGGTATAATTTTTTACAAAAAATAAGGAATATGCTGATTTTAAAAAAGATAGAAAACGAAGATAAGAAATTTAATCAAAATAGAAATAGATTTTTGATACTTTTTCTAAGTTTAAATACCTAAATATGGTTATATAATATATTGTTTTGTATTAGGGATGGAAGTGGCATCCTTTTGTTGGTCCTAAACAATTTAAAAAGCTACAACTTTTAATCCAACATCTATAAAGAAAATAAACTACTATACAACAAAAGATACAGCGTACAGCCCGGCCCCTTTTTCTGGGAAAATATCCTAAATTAATTTTTAGAAGAAGTTGTTTTTGATATATCAGACCATTTATTTCTCAAATCATAAAAACTAAAATCTAAAGCTGTTTTTTGTTCTTTTAAAATACTTGACTGAAAACTTCGCTGTAATATATCCTCTATCCAATAATCTTCTTCTACATTTATAGGATCGTATTTCTCTTTTAATGAAATACTAAAAAGTTTAGCAGTATTATTATACCAAAAAGCTCTCCACCCACTCCTGTATTCTTTTACCAATTCGAACATCGTTTTACTGGTTTGCCTATGAATCAATTTTACTAATATCTGACCTTCTGTACGGGTTAGTTTTTTTAATTCTTTGGTAAACTCCTCTTCCATATATTTTTGCAACATTTTTACGTATCGCTTCTTTTTTCTCTTGGAGTCAATATTTTCTAATCGCTCATTAAGAGATATTAGTCTATCTGCAGCTAACTTTGCATAGGGATACACTTTTCTTGTCTTACGTCGTAGAATAAGGTATTTTCTTCTTGCCAGTTTATTTTTAAAATTTAATCTCCCTAAAATAATTACTTCGTCAAGATCAATAGCCTCATGAGGAATTGTATCTCCTTCGATGATGTAGTACTGCACATAACCTGTAGTATCTACCTTTGAGGTGTCCAAAAGTTTTTGATCTTTCTTTTGGGCATTACTCAAAGAAGTTAGCATTACCAAGATAATATATACCGAATGTTTTATCATAATAGATTATGAGACTTTCTAAAATTGTTCCAAAATTAATAATTAACCAATTGTAAACTGTAAAATGAATGTGAATATTGTTATTTTCGCAATAAAATGAAATAATACTATGGCAAAAAAGAGTATTCTAAATAAAAAATCCCTGACTTTTCTTGAAAAATATCTAAACAATCCTGCTCCGACAGGATACGAATGGGAAGGGCAAAAAATCTGGATGAACTACTTAAAACCTTATGTAGATGAATTTATAACAGATACTTATGGAACGGCTGTTGGTGTAATTAACCCAAAAGCAAAATATAAAGTTGTAATCGAGGGGCATGCTGATGAGATTTCGTGGTATGTAAACTACATTACAGATAATGGGTTAATTTACGTGATTAGAAATGGAGGAAGTGACCACCAGATTGCAACTTCGAAACGGGTTAATATCCATACCAAAAAAGGCATTGTAAAAGGTGTTTTCGGGTGGCCCGCTATCCACACCAGAAAAGGCTCAAAAGAGCAAGCTCCAACCCTTGAAAACATATGTATTGATGTAGGGTGTAATACTAAAGAAGAAGTATTAAAACTTGGAGTTCATGTTGGTTGTGTAATTACTTATCCTGACGAATTTTTTATTCTGAATAAAAATAAGTTTGTTTGTCGTGCGCTTGACAATCGAATGGGAGGTTTTATGATTGCTGAAGTAGCTCGCTTACTAAAAGAAAACAAAAAGAAATTACCATTTGGTTTATATATCACTAATTCTGTACAGGAAGAAATTGGTTTAAGAGGTGCCGAGATGATCACCCATACAATTAAACCCAATGTAGCTATTGTGACCGATGTTTGTCATGATACCACTACCCCAATGATAGAAAAAAAGACACAAGGAGAAACCAAAATTGGTGATGGCCCTGTAATTTCTTATGCTCCTGCGGTTCAAAATAGGTTGAGAGAATTATTGATTGATA
This region of Aquimarina spinulae genomic DNA includes:
- a CDS encoding DUF4294 domain-containing protein, translated to MLTSLSNAQKKDQKLLDTSKVDTTGYVQYYIIEGDTIPHEAIDLDEVIILGRLNFKNKLARRKYLILRRKTRKVYPYAKLAADRLISLNERLENIDSKRKKKRYVKMLQKYMEEEFTKELKKLTRTEGQILVKLIHRQTSKTMFELVKEYRSGWRAFWYNNTAKLFSISLKEKYDPINVEEDYWIEDILQRSFQSSILKEQKTALDFSFYDLRNKWSDISKTTSSKN
- a CDS encoding ATP-binding protein, which codes for MSFSELENAIIHTEDHLNSTIRRANGIMIIETIIDISEKFNPKQEYYLKGYSYNLLGKIHFSTKDYKEALRNYKIAELFIKELEGFPELAIDINNNIALVYINGFNKPKKALKRIKHIYEKSDDLNENSQHILALNLANIYIKTKNYNKAYHLLEKCKKYFINQQQQPSKLATTYTSYGEYYYRKKKYSTAIRYYELAATIAEKNQLFRQAMTIYKKYEDLLVKIGKEDKAYLILKKYTKHHQTALEIEKLEAEQYKKQLIVSEEKNTIETQKAQQSKTISIFTVSLLLLCLILFCFFIYNHRKTKILGKSLALRNKQLKISKEKSDHLAAVKTKFISTVSHELRTPLYGVVGLSSILMERIKDEENHKFIKLMKFSADHLLNLINDVLQVSKMESYEIRLDKSTYDIKNLADDIKNSFEYQADKNGNTLHLNFDPNIPNLLIGDSVRLSQVFINLISNANKFTKKGNIWLNFINPIITDNMVEITFEIKDDGRGIPLDKQEIIFDKFSQANSKDHTTGTGLGLHIVKNLVDLHGGDIKIKSTPGQGSTFYFTISFEIDTVSEVNNTTNNTKNCISLLNTKDYNILIVEDNKINQIVTQNILKTKGYYSEIADDGLIAIEMIKEKKYDLILMDLNMPNMGGMESTKIIREFNSDVPIIALTASDTQDTIKAILNSDSGFSDFMRKPYKSEEFFRKIELNITSKISKAS
- a CDS encoding M42 family metallopeptidase, translated to MAKKSILNKKSLTFLEKYLNNPAPTGYEWEGQKIWMNYLKPYVDEFITDTYGTAVGVINPKAKYKVVIEGHADEISWYVNYITDNGLIYVIRNGGSDHQIATSKRVNIHTKKGIVKGVFGWPAIHTRKGSKEQAPTLENICIDVGCNTKEEVLKLGVHVGCVITYPDEFFILNKNKFVCRALDNRMGGFMIAEVARLLKENKKKLPFGLYITNSVQEEIGLRGAEMITHTIKPNVAIVTDVCHDTTTPMIEKKTQGETKIGDGPVISYAPAVQNRLRELLIDTAEKKKIPFQRMASSRMTGTDTDAFAYSNGGVASALISLPLRYMHTTVEMVHRSDVENVIELIYESLLSIKSGESFSYFEK